In a genomic window of Poecilia reticulata strain Guanapo linkage group LG22, Guppy_female_1.0+MT, whole genome shotgun sequence:
- the LOC103458422 gene encoding tumor necrosis factor ligand superfamily member 10-like isoform X2, with amino-acid sequence MFNNSDILRKLKLFKPPLSAPPPDSAAPFLPPSCFPAETQRCLIQLAVQWLGVISYFAGLQGVSALCDMAISISLQCLGLTTLAAVLLQTVAVAISFMYFHKVLNTMQDSFSRSSVSCLTNAKLQSEFQDPAAEGRKSSDPCWQVTQQLHYHIEKIADRFQREISTAMRNKLTGVLPILGPGVRGVPLPKVAAHVTGVASSSKAPAAPESPRSSRGYSGERVRAWEGQRGLSFLQNMELKGGELLVPSAGLYYVYAQTYFRLPSVGETDGEAADDEGAELVQYIYKKMSSYTGPILLMKSSRSVCWPRGQEPGLFSLHQAGTAFLQPADRLFVTVSNASAMEMDGRASYFGAFLVD; translated from the exons ATGTTCAATAACAGTGACATCTTGAGGAAGCTGAAACTCTTCAagcctcctctctctgctccacctccagacTCTGCTGCACCGTTCCTCCCACCCTCATGCTTCCCAGCAGAAACGCAGAGGTGTTTGATCCAACTTGCCGTGCAGTGGCTGGGGGTGATTTCCTACTTCGCCGGACTTCAAGGTGTCTCCGCGCTCTGCGATATGGCCATCTCTATCTCCCTCCAGTGCCTTGGCCTCACAACACTCGCAGCTGTCCTCCTGCAGACGGTCGCGGTGGCCATAAGCTTCATGTACTTCCACAAAGTCCTGAACACG ATGCAGGACAGTTTTTCCCGGAGCAGCGTATCCTGTCTGACAAATGCGAAGCTGCAGTCAGAGTTCCAGGACCCAGCAGCTGAGGGCAGGAAAAGCAGTGATCCCTGTTGGCAGGTCACACAGCAGCTCCACTACCACATCGAgaag ATTGCTGACAGATTCCAGAGGGAGATATCCACTGCCATGAGAA ATAAGTTGACGGGAGTGCTGCCTATCTTGGGCCCTGGGGTCCGTGGGGTCCCTCTTCCTAAAGTCGCTGCCCATGTGACCGGCGTTGCCTCGTCGTCAAAGGCTCCAGCAGCACCAGAAA GCCCGCGGAGCAGCAGGGGGTACTCTGGCGAGCGCGTCCGAGCATGGGAGGGCCAGAGGGGTCTGTCCTTCCTGCAGAACATGGAGCTCAAAGGAGGGGAGCTGCTCGTACCAAGTGCTGGCCTGTACTACGTCTACGCCCAGACCTACTTTAGGCTTCCGTCTGTGGGGGAGACGGACGGGGAAGCAGCAGACGACGAGGGGGCAGAACTCGTCCAGTACATTTATAAAAAG ATGAGTTCCTACACAGGACCCATCCTGTTGATGAAATCGTCCCGGAGCGTGTGCTGGCCTCGGGGTCAGGAGCCAGGCCTCTTCTCCCTGCATCAGGCCGGCACCGCTTTCCTGCAGCCGGCCGACCGCCTTTTCGTCACCGTCAGCAACGCCAGCGCCATGGAGATGGACGGGAGGGCGAGCTACTTTGGGGCTTTCCTGGTGGACTAG
- the nceh1a gene encoding neutral cholesterol ester hydrolase 1a isoform X2, with protein MGAYDKVSRMISDELNTVVVSVEYRLFPEVLFPEPFLDCVAAAKHFLSPEVLDKYAIDPERVAVSGDSAGGNLAAAVAQEVATDDSVPVKFSVQALIYPVLQALDFNTPSYVQNRNMAILPRQVMVQFWLQYLGADISLQPQLIANNHSALQHSVLTPELRSRLDWTSLLSQKFKKSYKPVVAERDSHGLLKKIPGLLDARSSPLLAGPEVLAKCPRAYILTCEFDVLRDDGLMYARRLKDAGVAVTSDYYEDGFHGCLSFTSWPLDFDVGKRVLRNYMTWLQNNL; from the exons ATGGGTGCATACGATAAAGTGAGCCGCATGATTTCTGACGAGCTCAACACCGTGGTAGTCTCTGTTGA ATATCGTCTGTTTCCAGAGGTCCTCTTCCCAGAGCCGTTTTTAGACTGCGTCGCTGCTGCCAAACACTTCTTATCTCCAGAGGTTCTGGACAAGTACGCCATCGACCCCGAGCGTGTTGCCGTGTCAGGAGACAGCGCTGGAGGAAATCTGGCCGCCGCCGTAGCTCAGGAG GTTGCTACGGATGACAGTGTGCCTGTGAAATTCAGTGTCCAGGCTTTGATTTACCCAGTGCTCCAGGCTCTGGATTTCAACACACCCTCCTATGTGCAGAACCGGAATATGGCCATCCTTCCTCGCCAAGTCATGGTCCAGTTCTGGCTGCAGTACCTCGGCGCGGACATCTCCCTGCAGCCCCAGCTCATAGCGAACAACCACAGCGCCCTGCAACACTCTGTTCTCACCCCAGAGCTGAGGTCTCGGCTGGACTGGACCTCGCTGCTTTCTCAGAAGTTCAAGAAAAGCTACAAGCCTGTTGTCGCCGAGAGAGACTCTCACGGGCTTCTAAAGAAGATACCGGGGTTGCTGGATGCGCGATCGTCGCCTCTGCTGGCTGGACCGGAGGTGCTGGCCAAATGTCCTCGTGCGTACATTTTAACATGCGAGTTTGACGTGCTGAGGGACGACGGGCTGATGTATGCCCGCCGTTTGAAGGACGCCGGAGTGGCGGTCACCAGCGACTACTACGAGGACGGTTTCCACGGATGTCTGAGCTTCACCAGCTGGCCGTTGGACTTCGATGTGGGCAAGAGGGTACTGAGGAACTACATGACCTGGCTGCAGAACAACTTGTAG
- the pccb gene encoding propionyl-CoA carboxylase beta chain, mitochondrial: MMAAFTVARSSCRLFSGLRVSLRSVAQIKYGAAAAASSPQIPLQPDCRWYSVSHLSVKERIEQKRKAALIGGGQKRIDAQHKRGKLTARERVELLLDPESFTETDMFVEHRCSDFGMEQDGNKFPGDSVVTGRGRINGRLVYVFSQDFTVFGGSLSGAHAQKICKIMDQAMTVGAPVIGLNDSGGARIQEGVESLAGYADIFLRNVLASGVIPQISLIMGPCAGGAVYSPALTDFTFMVKDTSYLFITGPDVVKSVTNEDVTQEELGGAKTHTTVSGVAHRAFENDVEALLNLREFFNFLPLSNQDPAPIRECHDPSDRLVKSLDTIVPFESTKAYDMLDIIHAIVDERDFFEIMPNYAKNIVVGFARMSGRTVGIVGNQPKVASGCLDINSSVKGARFVRFCDAFNIPIITFVDVPGFLPGTAQEYGGIIRHGAKLLYAYAEATVPKITVITRKAYGGAYDVMSSKHLRGDVNYAWPTAEVAVMGAKGAVQIIFRGKENQAEAEAEYVDKFANPFPAAVRGFVDDIIEPATTRKKICSDLEVLASKKQVNPWKKHANIPL, from the exons ATGATGGCGGCCTTCACTGTGGCTCGTAGCAGTTGTAGGCTGTTTAGCGGATTGAGGGTCTCCTTGAGGAGTGTAGCGCAGATAAAGTATggcgcagcagcagcggcgtCCTCACCACAGATCCCTCTCCAGCCGGACTGTCGCTGGTACTCGGTCAGCCACCTGTCCGTGAAGGAGAGGATCGAGCAGAAACGGAAGGCGGCGCTAATCGGGGGAGGTCAGAAGAGAATAGATGCACAACACAAAAGG GGTAAGCTGACCGCCAGGGAACGAGTGGAACTCTTACTGGACCCCGAGTCCTTCACGGAGACGGACATGTTTGTGGAACACCGCTGCTCCGACTTTGGCATGGAGCAGGACGGCAACAAG TTTCCCGGCGACAGCGTTGTGACCGGACGAGGCAGGATCAACGGCCGGCTGGTTTATGTGTTCAGTCAG GACTTCACGGTGTTCGGTGGCAGCTTGTCCGGAGCTCACGCGCAGAAAATTTGTAAG ATCATGGATCAGGCCATGACGGTCGGCGCTCCCGTAATCGGGCTGAACGACTCTGGCGGCGCTCGCATCCAGGAGGGAGTGGAGTCCCTGGCTGGATACGCAGATATATTCCTG aGGAATGTGTTGGCTTCAGGAGTCATCCCTCAGATCTCCCTCATCATGGGCCCCTGTGCCGGAGGGGCTGTGTACTCCCCTGCCCTGACGGATTTCACCTTCATGGTTAAG GATACGTCATACCTATTCATCACAGGTCCGGACGTCGTCAAGTCTGTGACCAACGAAGACGTGACGCAGGAGGAGCTGGGCGGAGCCAAAACTCACACCACCGTTTCTG GTGTGGCTCATCGTGCGTTTGAGAACGATGTTGAGGCTTTGTTGAACCTACGGGAGTTCTTCAACTTTCTTCCACTTAGTAATCAGGATCCAGCTCCCATCAGGGAGTGCCATGATCCCAG CGATCGTCTGGTGAAGTCGTTGGACACCATCGTCCCGTTTGAGTCGACGAAAGCCTACGACATGCTAGACATCATCCATGCG ATCGTAGATGAGAGGGACTTCTTTGAGATCATGCCCAACTACGCCAAAAACATTGTGGTGGGTTTTGCCAGAATGAGTGGCCGCACCGTGGGGATTGTGGGTAACCAGCCCAAAGTAGCTTCTG GTTGTTTGGACATCAACTCCTCGGTAAAAGGAGCCCGCTTCGTTCGCTTCTGTGACGCCTTCAACATTCCCATCATCACTTTTGTGGATGTTCCGGGTTTTCTGCCAG GTACCGCTCAGGAGTATGGCGGCATCATCCGACACGGAGCCAAACTGCTGTACGCCTACGCAGAGGCCACTGTGCCAAAAATAACTGTTATCACCAGAAAG GCTTACGGAGGTGCCTACGATGTAATGAGCTCCAAACACTTGAGAGGAGATGTGAATTATGCTTGGCCAACGGCCGAAGTTGCCGTCATGGGTGCCAAG GGCGCAGTTCAGATCATCTTCAGAGGAAAGGAAAACCAGGCCGAAGCTGAGGCTGAATACGTGGACAAGTTTGCCAACCCCTTCCCAGCTGCCGTCAGAG GTTTCGTTGACGACATCATCGAGCCCGCGACCACCCGTAAGAAGATCTGCAGCGACCTGGAAGTGCTGGCCAGCAAGAAGCAGGTCAATCCGTGGAAGAAGCACGCCAACATTCCTCTGTGA
- the LOC103458422 gene encoding tumor necrosis factor ligand superfamily member 10-like isoform X1 yields the protein MFNNSDILRKLKLFKPPLSAPPPDSAAPFLPPSCFPAETQRCLIQLAVQWLGVISYFAGLQGVSALCDMAISISLQCLGLTTLAAVLLQTVAVAISFMYFHKVLNTMQDSFSRSSVSCLTNAKLQSEFQDPAAEGRKSSDPCWQVTQQLHYHIEKKIADRFQREISTAMRNKLTGVLPILGPGVRGVPLPKVAAHVTGVASSSKAPAAPESPRSSRGYSGERVRAWEGQRGLSFLQNMELKGGELLVPSAGLYYVYAQTYFRLPSVGETDGEAADDEGAELVQYIYKKMSSYTGPILLMKSSRSVCWPRGQEPGLFSLHQAGTAFLQPADRLFVTVSNASAMEMDGRASYFGAFLVD from the exons ATGTTCAATAACAGTGACATCTTGAGGAAGCTGAAACTCTTCAagcctcctctctctgctccacctccagacTCTGCTGCACCGTTCCTCCCACCCTCATGCTTCCCAGCAGAAACGCAGAGGTGTTTGATCCAACTTGCCGTGCAGTGGCTGGGGGTGATTTCCTACTTCGCCGGACTTCAAGGTGTCTCCGCGCTCTGCGATATGGCCATCTCTATCTCCCTCCAGTGCCTTGGCCTCACAACACTCGCAGCTGTCCTCCTGCAGACGGTCGCGGTGGCCATAAGCTTCATGTACTTCCACAAAGTCCTGAACACG ATGCAGGACAGTTTTTCCCGGAGCAGCGTATCCTGTCTGACAAATGCGAAGCTGCAGTCAGAGTTCCAGGACCCAGCAGCTGAGGGCAGGAAAAGCAGTGATCCCTGTTGGCAGGTCACACAGCAGCTCCACTACCACATCGAgaag AAGATTGCTGACAGATTCCAGAGGGAGATATCCACTGCCATGAGAA ATAAGTTGACGGGAGTGCTGCCTATCTTGGGCCCTGGGGTCCGTGGGGTCCCTCTTCCTAAAGTCGCTGCCCATGTGACCGGCGTTGCCTCGTCGTCAAAGGCTCCAGCAGCACCAGAAA GCCCGCGGAGCAGCAGGGGGTACTCTGGCGAGCGCGTCCGAGCATGGGAGGGCCAGAGGGGTCTGTCCTTCCTGCAGAACATGGAGCTCAAAGGAGGGGAGCTGCTCGTACCAAGTGCTGGCCTGTACTACGTCTACGCCCAGACCTACTTTAGGCTTCCGTCTGTGGGGGAGACGGACGGGGAAGCAGCAGACGACGAGGGGGCAGAACTCGTCCAGTACATTTATAAAAAG ATGAGTTCCTACACAGGACCCATCCTGTTGATGAAATCGTCCCGGAGCGTGTGCTGGCCTCGGGGTCAGGAGCCAGGCCTCTTCTCCCTGCATCAGGCCGGCACCGCTTTCCTGCAGCCGGCCGACCGCCTTTTCGTCACCGTCAGCAACGCCAGCGCCATGGAGATGGACGGGAGGGCGAGCTACTTTGGGGCTTTCCTGGTGGACTAG
- the nceh1a gene encoding neutral cholesterol ester hydrolase 1a isoform X1, which produces MGLKAVVVTVLLAAALSYYVYNPMPDAIQEPWKLMAVDAAFRTGINLAALKYHLGIDHYITSFRRTMEGFDSTMVALLGSRSPAGVVPGVKVSDITFAGVPVRVYEPPAGGEGHLRRGLLYLHGGGWAFGSGKMGAYDKVSRMISDELNTVVVSVEYRLFPEVLFPEPFLDCVAAAKHFLSPEVLDKYAIDPERVAVSGDSAGGNLAAAVAQEVATDDSVPVKFSVQALIYPVLQALDFNTPSYVQNRNMAILPRQVMVQFWLQYLGADISLQPQLIANNHSALQHSVLTPELRSRLDWTSLLSQKFKKSYKPVVAERDSHGLLKKIPGLLDARSSPLLAGPEVLAKCPRAYILTCEFDVLRDDGLMYARRLKDAGVAVTSDYYEDGFHGCLSFTSWPLDFDVGKRVLRNYMTWLQNNL; this is translated from the exons ATGGGGCTGAAGGCAGTGGTTGTTACGGTGCTGCTGGCCGCAGCGCTCTCCTACTACGTTTACAACCCGATGCCTGATGCCATCCAGGAGCCCTGGAAGCTGATGGCTGTGGATGCTGCGTTCAGGACCGGCATCAACCTG GCTGCTTTGAAATACCACCTGGGTATCGACCATTACATCACATCATTCAGACGCACGATGGAGGGCTTTGACTCAACGATGGTGGCGCTCCTGGGCTCCAGGTCTCCTGCGGGTGTCGTTCCAGGAGTGAAGGTCAGTGACATCACCTTCGCCGGCGTCCCCGTGAGGGTTTACGAGCCGCCGGCCGGAGGGGAGGGTCACCTGAGGAGAGGCCTGTTGTATCTCCACGGAGGTGGCTGGGCCTTTGGCAGTGGCA AGATGGGTGCATACGATAAAGTGAGCCGCATGATTTCTGACGAGCTCAACACCGTGGTAGTCTCTGTTGA ATATCGTCTGTTTCCAGAGGTCCTCTTCCCAGAGCCGTTTTTAGACTGCGTCGCTGCTGCCAAACACTTCTTATCTCCAGAGGTTCTGGACAAGTACGCCATCGACCCCGAGCGTGTTGCCGTGTCAGGAGACAGCGCTGGAGGAAATCTGGCCGCCGCCGTAGCTCAGGAG GTTGCTACGGATGACAGTGTGCCTGTGAAATTCAGTGTCCAGGCTTTGATTTACCCAGTGCTCCAGGCTCTGGATTTCAACACACCCTCCTATGTGCAGAACCGGAATATGGCCATCCTTCCTCGCCAAGTCATGGTCCAGTTCTGGCTGCAGTACCTCGGCGCGGACATCTCCCTGCAGCCCCAGCTCATAGCGAACAACCACAGCGCCCTGCAACACTCTGTTCTCACCCCAGAGCTGAGGTCTCGGCTGGACTGGACCTCGCTGCTTTCTCAGAAGTTCAAGAAAAGCTACAAGCCTGTTGTCGCCGAGAGAGACTCTCACGGGCTTCTAAAGAAGATACCGGGGTTGCTGGATGCGCGATCGTCGCCTCTGCTGGCTGGACCGGAGGTGCTGGCCAAATGTCCTCGTGCGTACATTTTAACATGCGAGTTTGACGTGCTGAGGGACGACGGGCTGATGTATGCCCGCCGTTTGAAGGACGCCGGAGTGGCGGTCACCAGCGACTACTACGAGGACGGTTTCCACGGATGTCTGAGCTTCACCAGCTGGCCGTTGGACTTCGATGTGGGCAAGAGGGTACTGAGGAACTACATGACCTGGCTGCAGAACAACTTGTAG
- the msl2a gene encoding E3 ubiquitin-protein ligase MSL2a produces MNPVDATALYVSATRAVLRCDPLQPQTFAEMYKQLPFFRQSLSCLVCGKLLEDPISPTHPECQHYVCLGCKGQKMQIRSSCNRCKDYSCFQENKQLSLLVQCYRRLCLYITHSPLLKSISSHVGGSPEVMTLLEEVLVSHKEEAEHPGLAEEDLNPSAPESLTPTEAPPAPAELSAVPQSSSSEPPCFNGPPDCNGQALEDPSSPELEVCEVVEEQQHHHLGLSVSETACSGLELGLSTGPLTPTIGTVCSLREGEPCTRELEEGEVLLLSVEEVLQTLDPLQPDRDVLHTHPERTHIATDKTHTHMYIHLDAAHNYTQIHTGRTHTVAHRATHTHPSSFDPSPASKPQQDRPNRKRSRSESDREKVNPVPITSILHDSSPQSHTPTPAHTQHTKLPMPPLAVPAHTYSSFPNGAFPKHSRPAQNHNKGARKHVDPSSKKPHAKARSGGGSKTKDRSKDQRPMSGCVLPAPPVRPPYKKPVEKKGCKCGRATQNPSVLTCRGQRCPCYSNRKACLDCICRGCQNSYMANGEKKLEAFAVPEKALEQTRLTLGINLTSITAAAALRNPATTSIRGNTLLNVATATGTPVTTAFLSASPPQDANFDDSLELLIG; encoded by the exons ATGAATCCCGTGGATGCAACCGCTCTGTATGTGTCTGCCACCCGGGCAGTGCTGCGGTGCGACCCGCTGCAGCCTCAGACCTTCGCAGAGATGTACAAGCAGCTACCCTTTTTCCGACAGTCCCTGTCATGTCTCGTCTGTG gCAAACTCCTTGAGGACCCCATCTCCCCAACACACCCAGAGTGTCAGCATTACGTCTGCTTGGGCTGCAAAGGCCAGAAGATGCAGATCAGGTCGTCGTGCAATCGCTGCAAGGACTACTCCTGCTTCCAGGAGAACAAGCAGCTCTCTTTACTGGTGCAGTGTTACCGACGGCTCTGCCTCTACATAACTCATTCGCCACTGCTCAAGTCCATCAGCAGCCACGTGGGAGGCTCTCCGGAGGTCATGACCTTGTTGGAGGAGGTGCTTGTGTCGCACAAAGAGGAGGCCGAGCATCCGGGCTTAGCCGAAGAGGATCTGAATCCATCTGCTCCCGAGTCCCTCACGCCCACGGAGGCACCGCCCGCTCCTGCGGAACTCTCCGCTGTTCCTCAGAGCTCCTCCTCGGAGCCTCCGTGTTTCAACGGACCACCGGATTGCAACGGACAGGCGCTGGAGGACCCGTCTTCCCCTGAGCTGGAAGTGTGTGAGGTGGtagaggagcagcagcatcatcatcTAGGTCTGTCTGTGTCTGAAACCGCCTGCAGCGGTCTAGAACTGGGTCTGAGCACTGGACCTTTAACCCCAACAATAGGCACTGTGTGCTCACTCAGGGAGGGGGAACCTTGTACcagggagctggaggagggGGAGGTGTTGCTCCTCAGCGTAGAGGAGGTGCTGCAGACGCTGGATCCCCTGCAGCCTGACCGGGACGTTCTCCACACACACCCGGAAAGGACGCACATCGCCACAGACAAAACGCACACTCACATGTACATACATCTGGATGCAGCCCACAACTACACCCAGATCCACACGGGCAGAACCCACACGGTGGCGCACCGCGCCACTCACACGCACCCTTCTTCCTTCGACCCGTCTCCCGCCTCCAAGCCCCAGCAGGACCGGCCCAACCGGAAGCGCTCGCGCTCCGAGAGCGACAGGGAAAAGGTGAACCCCGTCCCCATCACCTCCATCCTCCACGACTCGTCGCCCCAGTCGCACACTCCGACCCCTGCTCACACTCAGCACACGAAGCTACCCATGCCTCCCCTCGCCGTTCCGGCGCACACGTACTCGTCGTTTCCCAACGGCGCGTTCCCCAAGCACAGCCGCCCCGCACAGAACCACAACAAAGGCGCCAGGAAACACGTGGACCCGAGTTCCAAGAAGCCCCACGCCAAGGCCCGCAGCGGCGGAGGCTCCAAGACGAAAGACCGGAGCAAAGACCAGCGGCCGATGTCGGGCTGCGTCTTGCCAGCGCCGCCCGTCAGACCTCCGTACAAGAAGCCGGTGGAGAAGAAGGGCTGCAAGTGTGGCAGGGCCACTCAGAACCCGTCTGTTTTAACCTGCAGGGGGCAGCGATGTCCCTGTTACTCAAACCGCAAG GCGTGCTTGGACTGTATCTGCCGGGGCTGCCAGAACTCCTACATGGCCAACGGCGAGAAGAAACTGGAGGCCTTCGCCGTGCCCGAGAAGGCCCTGGAGCAGACGCGGCTCACCCTCGGCATCAACCTGACCAGCATCACGGCGGCCGCGGCTCTCCGCAACCCGGCGACCACCAGCATCCGCGGCAACACCCTCCTCAACGTCGCCACGGCGACGGGGACTCCCGTGACCACGGCCTTTCTGTCCGCCAGCCCGCCGCAGGATGCTAACTTTGACGACAGCTTGgagctgctgattggctga